Proteins encoded in a region of the Vicia villosa cultivar HV-30 ecotype Madison, WI linkage group LG5, Vvil1.0, whole genome shotgun sequence genome:
- the LOC131606083 gene encoding large ribosomal subunit protein uL30w → MSKEVKTNVPESFLKKQKRAEEWALAKNQEFEAAKKKRAENRKLIYSRAKQYSQEYEEQEKELISLKREAKLKGGFYVDPEAKLLFIIRIRGINAMDPKTRKILQLFRLRQVFNGVFLKVNKATLNMLHRVEPYVTYGYPNLKSVRELIYKRGYGKLDRQRTPLTDNSIIEQGLGKHGIICIEDLIHEILTVGPHFKEANNFLWPFKLKAPLGGLKKKRNHYVEGGDAGNRENYINELIRRMN, encoded by the exons ATGAGTAAAGAGGTGAAGACAAATGTTCCAGAGTCTTTTCTGAAGAAACAGAAAAGAGCAGAAGAATGGGctttggctaaaaatcaagaatttgaagCTGCCAAGAAGAAAAGAGCTGAGAACCGTAAGCTGATCTACAGCAGAGCTAAGCAGTATTCTCAGGAATACGAGGAACAG gaAAAGGAATTGATTAGTTTGAAGCGTGAGGCTAAGCTCAAAGGTGGATTTTATGTTGATCCAGAGGCTAAGCTCTTGTTCATTATTCGTATTCGTGG TATTAATGCCATGGACCCAAAAACAAGGAAGATCTTGCAACTATTTCGATTGCGTCAG GTTTTTAATGGAGTTTTCCTTAAAGTCAACAAAGCAACATTGAACATGTTGCACAGGGTTGAGCCTTATGTGACTTATGG ATACCCTAATTTGAAGAGTGTTAGGGAACTCATTTACAAGAGAGGTTATGGAAAGCTTGACAGGCAGAGAACTCCTCTCACCGACAACTCAATCATTGAGCAG GGACTTGGAAAGCATGGAATCATATGCATTGAAGATCTTATCCATGAGATCTTGACTGTTGGACCCCATTTCAAGGAGGCAAACAACTTCCTTTGGCCATTCAAGCTCAAGGCTCCTTTGGGTGgcttgaagaagaagaggaaccactATGTTGAAGGAGGTGATGCTGGAAACCGTGAGAATTACATCAATGAGCTCATCAGGAGAATGAATTAG